From Erythrobacter sp. YJ-T3-07:
GCCTAGCGGGTGACGAGGCAGTCCTGCCCGCTGCGCTTGAGCGCATTGCACGCGCTCTGCGCCGCATCGCGGCTGGCATAGCCGCCCGCGAGCAGCTTGGTCACACGGCCCGCAGGTTCGAGCACGCGGGTCGCCCCGGCAAGCTCGCTGCGGCCCGAAAGGCGCGCCCACAGACGCTCCGCATTGCCATTGACGGCAAAGGCACCGAGCTGGATTTTCCAAGGCCCGCTGCCCGCAGCCGCCCGCACGGGCGCGGGCTGCGGTTCGGGGCGCGGCGCTACGCGTGGCTCGGGCCGGGGCTCGGGTCGCGGTTGCGGGGCAGCGCGCGCGACGACCGGCGTGGTCGGCTGCGGCTCGACTGCGCTGGGATCGGCAGCGGGCGTGCTGCGACGCGCGAAGGTCGCACCCGCATCTGCGGGGCTTTCAGTGCCAGTGACGCGGCTCGCCTCGGCGATGGCGGACTGTGCGGCGGCCACGGAGGGCGCCACGCGGGTCTGAGTGATGGGGCGCGGGATACGGTCCGGGCGGCCCGGGGTCGGGACACCCGGCGCGCTGGTCGCGACAGGCGAGGCTGCGGCAGGAACCGGAGCCGAGCGCGAGGGCGCGGCATCGCTCGCACCAAGATCGGCGGCGGCAAAACGGCTCGCACGCTGCGCGTCGGCATTGCGCTTGAGCTGCGGCACCAGCGCCTGTGCCTGCTGGCGCTGGTCGAGCGGGATGTGCGTATCCATCTGCTGCATCGCGCTGGCCGCCTGCGGCAGGCCCGCCGCGTTGGCGAGCGTGATCAGCGCGTAGGCGCGCACCCAGTCGCGCGCGACGAGGTCGCCGTTGAAGTGCGCGATGCCCAGCAGATATTGCGCGCGCGGATCGCCGCGCTCTGCGGCATCGACAACATAGGGCATAGCCTCTTCGCGGCGGCCGTTCTGGAACAGCAGCAGACCCAGATTGTCCGCCGCCTTCAGGTGCCCCTGCGCCGCAGCCTTTGCGTAATAGACTTCGGCCTGGCGGGTGTTCTGCTCGACCCCGCGGCCGAGGCGATAGGCCTGACCCAGGTTGAACTGCGCGTCGGCATCGCCCTGCCCGGCAGGTCCGCGCCATTCGGCCACGGCGGTCTCGTAATCCCCGCGCTCCCACGCGGCGACGCCATCATTGACGTCGGCCAGCGCGAGCCCCGGCAGGGTCAGCAATGCGCCTGCAAGGCACGCCCGGAGGCCGAATTTGCGACCGTTTCGCGTCGTCATGGTGTTCCCCGTCATTGCCGATCGCACGTGTTCACCCTCCGCGCTAACGGGAGATGGTTAACCCGCCATTACCACCCTTGCGAACCACTCGCCACGCCGTAACAACGCCCCGCCCCGTTGTGCGACGCTTTCGCAGCCCGACTTTACCGTCGGTCCGTCTCGATATGCGGAGCGATCGGCCTTTCCCGCCTTAACCCTAAATAAAGGACATCCTGCGAAGCCATACGCGTGCATCGAACCCGTTTGCGGGTGAACGATGCGGGACGTGCAACAATTGGGGGAACAGTCCCGGTGCGGGTATTGGCATTGGCTTCACAGAAGGGCGGATCTGGCAAGACCACCTTGTCCGGCCATCTTTCGGTCCAGGCCCAGCGTGCAGGCGCGGGGCCGGTGGTGCTGATCGATATCGATCCGCAGGGCTCGCTGGCGGACTGGTGGAACGAGCGCGAGGCGGATTATCCGGCCTTCGCGCAGACCACGGTCGCGCGGCTCGCGCACGATCTTCACACCTTGCGCGAACAGGGCTTCAAGCTTGCCGTTATCGACACCCCGCCCGCCATCACGATGGCGATCCAGTCGGTCATTTCGGTTGCAGAACTGATCGTCGTGC
This genomic window contains:
- a CDS encoding SPOR domain-containing protein, with protein sequence MTTRNGRKFGLRACLAGALLTLPGLALADVNDGVAAWERGDYETAVAEWRGPAGQGDADAQFNLGQAYRLGRGVEQNTRQAEVYYAKAAAQGHLKAADNLGLLLFQNGRREEAMPYVVDAAERGDPRAQYLLGIAHFNGDLVARDWVRAYALITLANAAGLPQAASAMQQMDTHIPLDQRQQAQALVPQLKRNADAQRASRFAAADLGASDAAPSRSAPVPAAASPVATSAPGVPTPGRPDRIPRPITQTRVAPSVAAAQSAIAEASRVTGTESPADAGATFARRSTPAADPSAVEPQPTTPVVARAAPQPRPEPRPEPRVAPRPEPQPAPVRAAAGSGPWKIQLGAFAVNGNAERLWARLSGRSELAGATRVLEPAGRVTKLLAGGYASRDAAQSACNALKRSGQDCLVTR